From Kingella potus, a single genomic window includes:
- a CDS encoding RDD family protein: MTPLSVPPAAPLKRRFAALVYEMLLAGAVTCAAFVPAGVLAMLLNAVSPPAASFAVSLVLLYAWWLYFKTAWRRKGQTLAMQVWRIGLSAAAGGEPPLRLLRLRFIWACVFLVFVPMLAYAALNRGMGVPPGAAFGASLFWWILPWGFALFNADRQFLYDVLAGTRLTDLKAV; the protein is encoded by the coding sequence ATGACTCCGCTCTCCGTCCCGCCCGCCGCGCCGCTCAAACGCCGCTTTGCCGCGCTGGTTTACGAAATGCTGCTTGCCGGCGCGGTTACTTGTGCGGCCTTTGTGCCCGCAGGCGTGCTGGCTATGCTGCTCAATGCCGTTTCGCCGCCTGCGGCGAGCTTTGCCGTGTCGCTGGTGCTGCTGTATGCGTGGTGGCTGTATTTCAAAACGGCGTGGCGCAGGAAGGGGCAGACGCTGGCGATGCAGGTGTGGCGTATCGGTTTGTCCGCCGCTGCGGGCGGGGAGCCGCCGCTGCGGCTTTTGCGGCTGCGCTTTATTTGGGCTTGTGTGTTTTTGGTGTTTGTGCCGATGCTGGCCTATGCCGCGCTGAACCGCGGCATGGGCGTGCCGCCGGGGGCGGCTTTCGGCGCATCGCTTTTCTGGTGGATTCTGCCGTGGGGGTTTGCGCTGTTCAATGCGGACCGGCAGTTTCTTTACGATG